The DNA sequence CCGCTTCACAAAGGTCTTGACCGTCCGCATGTCCGGTCAAACTTTCCAGCAAAAATGCGCACAGATGTGCGGTTTGCCGGCAAGCCGTTTCCGACTTTGGCAATGTCCGCACAAGCGGGAACTCCGTAGGCAGCATACCACGCTCATACCGCAGCAAAATGGTGTCCAGTGCGGACTCCTCTTCCTTCTCCCAAACTTCCGTTGGCTGAGAGGAATCCGTACCGGAAAGCTGTACGGCGGCCCAGCGGACAAATGGTGATGCCGCACTTTCTAATTCTGTGCCGCACAAAAAGCCATATACACAGGAGACTGCTGTATCTTCCGAATGCTGGCCGGCATATTGGCACAGCAGCGCGCGCCGCCGCTCCGGCGGCAGAGAACGAAGTGCTTTTGCGCAGTCCTGCAAATTCGATTCACCCGATAAAACTGCCGTTCCCTGTGCACCCCAAAGAAAACTGTTTTCATCAGGTACGGGCAGACCACACGCTTCCAGAGCCGCTTTTTCGCGCTCCGCGAACAGATACTGTACAATCGCTGCAGGCATTGTTATTCCTCCCTTGCCGCTGTTCATTGTAGCATATTCCAGCTAAGAATACCACTATATCCCACTGTGCAGAAATGCCTGCAGGTTTGCCACGTCCGCGGAAAGGTCAAGTGCTTTCAGCAGGCCGCGGAAATCAGCTGGAAAAGGAGCGATTACTGTTTTTTCTCCGCCGGCAGGAGAAAGAAAGCGAGCGCTGCCGCAATGCAGCGCCTGACGGGGAATCCACTTTCGGCTGCCGCCGTAAAAATCATCGCCGGCAAGCGGATGGCCTATGTATGCCATATGCACACGAATTTGATGTGTACGGCCGGTTTCCAGCACACAGCGCACCAATGTATGTTCCTTTGCGCTTCCCACTGCCTGCCAATGCGTGACAGCCGTACGTCCCTGCTGCATCACCTGCTGTCGCGTTTTACTGCCGGATGCTGTACCAATCGGTGCCGAAATGGTTCCGCTGCCGTGAAGAATTCCTTCGCACACAGCCCAATACGTTTTCTGTATGGTTGGCGGTACCGAACAGGCGGTGTAACGGTCTTTGGCCAGCAAAACCAAACCGGTGGTGTCGCGGTCCAGCCGATACAGCGGATGAA is a window from the Caproicibacterium lactatifermentans genome containing:
- a CDS encoding RluA family pseudouridine synthase, whose translation is MRQLSFTVPPNYDGVSVRGFLRGPCGVSSRLLAQCKRVEHGITAAGHQKIATDKLHAGEVITLRLPQEKEKLAVHPNGAPPLSVLYEDDSLIAADKPAGMIIYARAGQLTGTLRDITLDYLQKKGETPSFHPLYRLDRDTTGLVLLAKDRYTACSVPPTIQKTYWAVCEGILHGSGTISAPIGTASGSKTRQQVMQQGRTAVTHWQAVGSAKEHTLVRCVLETGRTHQIRVHMAYIGHPLAGDDFYGGSRKWIPRQALHCGSARFLSPAGGEKTVIAPFPADFRGLLKALDLSADVANLQAFLHSGI